From one Candidatus Hydrogenedentota bacterium genomic stretch:
- a CDS encoding chemotaxis protein CheW: MTYSDAKTTTGRSFGAAGKYLTFTLGEETYGLEILTVQEIIGILPVTHVPNTPAYVRGVINLRGKVIPVVDLRLKFGLEAAQDTERTCIIVLQTKREDGIPSTTGIIVDSVSEVLAITEEQIEEPPSFGDSVEIDFLKGIAKVGDKVCELLDLERTLSSAAIVAAAEGKA; the protein is encoded by the coding sequence ATGACCTATTCAGACGCGAAAACCACTACAGGGCGCTCGTTCGGGGCGGCGGGCAAGTATCTGACCTTCACCCTGGGGGAGGAAACGTACGGACTGGAAATCCTGACAGTCCAGGAGATCATCGGCATATTGCCGGTGACGCATGTACCCAACACGCCCGCCTACGTGCGGGGCGTAATCAACCTTCGCGGAAAAGTGATCCCCGTCGTGGACCTTCGGCTGAAGTTTGGTTTGGAAGCGGCGCAAGACACAGAGCGAACCTGCATCATCGTGCTGCAAACCAAACGCGAAGACGGTATTCCGTCAACGACGGGAATCATAGTCGACTCGGTCTCCGAAGTGCTGGCCATCACGGAAGAGCAAATCGAAGAACCACCTTCTTTTGGAGATTCGGTGGAAATCGATTTCCTGAAAGGCATCGCGAAAGTCGGCGACAAAGTGTGTGAATTACTGGATTTGGAGCGCACGCTGTCTAGCGCGGCCATTGTCGCAGCGGCAGAAGGCAAGGCGTAG